From Nicotiana tabacum cultivar K326 chromosome 15, ASM71507v2, whole genome shotgun sequence, the proteins below share one genomic window:
- the LOC107829656 gene encoding putative 2-oxoglutarate-dependent dioxygenase AOP1 produces MASQVEPKLPIIEFTDENLSSGTSCWISTSQEIRRALEEYGCFAAVYKKVSPELREAMFNHCKELFQLPLEVKLQNTSDVLGFGYGGNFPNMPLAEYFGIENGGTLNSTNNFAKQMWPNANVDKFCEETLSYSKLIAELDDAVIRMMLESYSLEKYYEPLKNSCMYLMRFIKYRSPKMNEINIGHLPHRDKSFMGIIDTNQVGGLEMQTRDGNWITFNPSSYKTVVFIAGEPFTAWSNGRVYAPIHRVIMKGSEDKYSLALFSFMRGTVKIPEELIDEENPQHFKSFDHFEYLKYCATDGWKEKNPIKSYCGV; encoded by the exons atggcTTCCCAAGTAGAACCAAAGCTTCCCATTATTGAGTTCACAGATGAAAACTTGAGCAGTGGCACAAGCTGTTGGATATCAACTTCCCAAGAAATCCGCCGTGCATTGGAAGAGTACGGCTGCTTTGCGGCAGTGTACAAGAAAGTGTCACCGGAGCTCCGGGAAGCCATGTTCAATCACTGTAAGGAGTTGTTCCAACTTCCTTTAGAAGTTAAACTCCAAAATACTTCTGATGTTTTGGGGTTTGGATATGGTGGGAATTTCCCTAACATGCCTCTTGCTGAATACTTTGGCATCGAAAATGGTGGAACTCTTAATTCAACCAATAATTTTGCCAAACAGATGTGGCCCAATGCCAACGTTGATAAATTTTG TGAAGAAACGCTTTCATATTCTAAATTGATTGCTGAACTGGACGATGCGGTGATTCGAATGATGTTGGAAAGCTACAGCTTAGAGAAATATTACGAGCCTCTAAAAAATTCGTGTATGTATTTAATGAGATTCATTAAATATCGAAGCCCGAAaatgaatgaaataaatataGGTCATCTACCTCATAGAGATAAGTCATTTATGGGGATCATTGACACTAATCAAGTAGGAGGTTTGGAGATGCAAACAAGAGATGGAAATTGGATTACTTTCAATCCCTCCTCTTATAAGACTGTCGTATTCATAGCTGGTGAGCCTTTCACG GCATGGAGTAATGGAAGGGTGTATGCTCCGATACATCGAGTGATTATGAAAGGAAGTGAAGATAAATATTCGCTTGCATTATTCTCATTTATGCGAGGGACAGTGAAAATACCAGAGGAGCTAATTGATGAAGAGAACCCACAACATTTCAAGTCATTTGATCACTTTGAATATCTGAAATACTGTGCAACAGATGGCTGGAAAGAGAAAAATCCCATCAAATCCTATTGTGGTGTTTGA